Sequence from the Pelorhabdus rhamnosifermentans genome:
TTCTTGGGCGTTTTTATTGATCATGAAAAAAATCAAGTTCGTGGTAAAGAAACCAATCTCAGTGCCCAAAATGCAAAAGTACAAGTGCTGCTTATTCCAACAAATGAAGAATTAATGATTGCGCGTGATACGAATGAAATTTGTAATCCCTTAAAAAAATAAGACAGTCAAGCCTTTTTACTTGACAAAACTTTTCGCTCTGGCTATAATATAAAAATGTTGAGGTGAGCGTGTTGCTTATTTCTGTACTGCAAGTGAAAAAAGAATTAGGTCAAAAGCAATCTTTTCGATTTACTATCACAGCAGATCAATTAGATTTGGGTGATGAGTCTCCTTACGAAGGTGAAATGATTGTGACAGGTAGTGTTATCAACTTAGGTGACAGTTTATTAGTTGAGGGAACTATCGAAGCTTGTAGTCACTATGAGTGTAATCGTTGCCTTGAAGCTTTTCAACGGAAAGAGAAAATTGCATTTGATGAGTGCTTTCGGGAACAAGATCTGCTCTTAAGTTCAGAGCAATCAAAAGATGACTTTTTGACTTATGAGGGCGATGCAATCAAGTTAGATGAGATTGTACGCGAACATCTATTATTAAATGAGCCGCTTCAGCCACTTTGCAGTGAAGACTGTTTGGGCTTGTGCCCGATATGTGGTGTTAATCGTAACAAAACAAGATGTAATTGTACTCTGACAACTGTAGATCCTCGTCTAGCAGTTTTAAGTCAGCTTATACAAGAAAATAGTTAACCCTAATGAGGAGGTGTATATTTCATGGCAGTTCCAAAACGTAAAATGTCCAAAGCTCGTCGTGATGCGCGTCGTGCGAATTGGAAACTTACTGTTCCCCAACTGATTGAGTGCCCGCAGTGTCATCAACCGAAAATGCCTCACCGCGTATGTCCAGAGTGTGGTTTTTATAACGGAAAAGCAGTTGTAACAGCTGAATAATATTTTTTGTGATGAGCAAGATAAAAGGCAGCTAACCTTTGTCTTGTTCATTTTTTTGCGTAGTTGTTTTTGCTTGCTTTTTTGTACTACTCTAGTTATAATTTATATTAGTAACAGGTAATAAAAGTTGTTGAT
This genomic interval carries:
- a CDS encoding YceD family protein — its product is MLLISVLQVKKELGQKQSFRFTITADQLDLGDESPYEGEMIVTGSVINLGDSLLVEGTIEACSHYECNRCLEAFQRKEKIAFDECFREQDLLLSSEQSKDDFLTYEGDAIKLDEIVREHLLLNEPLQPLCSEDCLGLCPICGVNRNKTRCNCTLTTVDPRLAVLSQLIQENS
- the rpmF gene encoding 50S ribosomal protein L32 — its product is MAVPKRKMSKARRDARRANWKLTVPQLIECPQCHQPKMPHRVCPECGFYNGKAVVTAE